A single region of the Larus michahellis chromosome W, bLarMic1.1, whole genome shotgun sequence genome encodes:
- the LOC141735536 gene encoding disabled homolog 2-like isoform X3 yields the protein MSTEAETATINSQPEQQAPLKAQPPKKEKKKGPEKTDESLLARFKGDGVRYKAKLIGIDDVPEARGDKMSQDSMMKLKGMAVAARSQGQHKQKIWVNVSLSGIKIIDEKTGVIEHEHPVNKVSFIAWDVTDNRAFGYICGGEGQHQFFAIKTAQQAEPLVVDLKDLFQLIYNMKKKEEEDKKKNGSEALPADQADKLKLGVDQMDSFGDMSTPPDVSSPTVSRTEIKEILLVDLNSEIETKQTFVKEDLFLNGITTSLPQPKPQPPLLPESSFSTNLSFFPTPNPDPFSDDPFAQPDQPALPLFDSLKSADQKKESLSTLTLVGNGASNSDVDCFGKQFDQISNRTGKQEALTNQWLFESKLPAARTPNGVPEREQNGFFKAPLNLFVEDPSKGVSLQNGVKLDSESNIQLMSHESITISPPPQSTKPGRGRRSVKTASNDLFSSDLFVSTTESLSLTSVAQTGPVPTNPLDLFKTSPTTAPPLAGLGGLPVTSSPWSAQTSAFTQAASVFPLSVPVQPTGFTQPLAFGTQAVPSWSQPAYLGPGASQTSGLWAQPAQVPSTSWAQPSGAVNPFQSSMFPSSTLPAQTSSVLPSMSTTTSPPQPPPRTALQKELSKRERDAFIALDPLGDREMKDVKEMFKDFQLTKPPAVPARRGEQQSLSEPPKPVPRQTGLPADGLFESQAKPDLFSASSMEH from the exons ATGTCTACTGAAGCTGAAACTGCTACTATCAACAGCCAGCCTGAGCAACAGGCTCCACTGAAAGCACAACctccaaagaaggaaaaaaagaaag GGCCAGAAAAGACAGATGAATCTCTCTTGGCCAGATTCAAAGGTGATGGTGTAAGATACAAAGCTAAACTCATTGGCATTGATGATGTCCCAGAGGCAAGAGGTGACAAAATGAGCCAGGATTCAATGATGAAGCTGAAG GGAATGGCAGTGGCAGCCCGCTCCCAAGGTCAACACAAACAGAAGATCTGGGTGAATGTTTCCCTCTCTGGTATCAAGATAATAGATGAGAAAACTGGG GTCATAGAACATGAGCATCCAGTAAACAAAGTCTCCTTTATTGCTTGGGATGTAACAGACAATCGTGCCTTTGGCTATATTTGCGGAGGAGAAGGCCAGCACCaattttttgcaataaaaacagCACAACAG GCTGAACCTCTAGTTGTTGATCTTAAGGACCTCTTCCAGCTAATATATAAtatgaagaagaaggaagaggaagacaagaaaa AGAATGGTAGTGAAGCACTACCTGCTGATCAAGCTGACAAACTGAAACTG GGAGTTGACCAGATGGACTCGTTTGGGGATATGTCAACGCCTCCTGATGTGAGCAGTCCCACAGTAAGTAGAACA GAAATTAAAGAGATTCTGTTAGTGGATCTAAACTCTGAAATTGAGACCAAACAGACTTTTGTAAAAGAGGATCTCTTCTTGAATGGCATCACAACTTCTCTTCCACAACCAAAGCCACAGCCACCCCTCTTGCCTGAGAGTTCTTTCTCTACCAATCTCAGCTTCTTTCCCACACCTAATCCAGACCCTTTCAGTGATGATCCTTTTGCACAGCCAGACCAACCTGCACTGCCTTTATTTGATTCTCTAAAATCTGCTGATCAGAAGAAGGAAAGTCTGAGTACCTTGACACTGGTGGGTAATGGTGCTTCAAATAGTGATGTTGACTGCTTTGGTAAACAGTTTGACCAGATTTCTAATAGAACTGGCAAACAAGAAGCACTAACAAATCAGTGGCTGTTTGAGAGTAAGTTGCCTGCAGCAAGAACTCCAAATGGGGTACCAGAGAGAGAACAGAATGGCTTTTTTAAAGCCCCATTAAACCTGTTTGTGGAAGATCCTTCCAAAGGAGTATCTCTGCAGAATGGAGTAAAGCTGGATTCTGAAAGCAATATCCAGCTCATGTCACATGAGTCTATAACAATTAGCCCACCACCACAAAGTACCAAgccaggaagaggaaggaggtcTGTCAAG actgCGTCAAATGACTTATTTAGCTCAGACTTGTTTGTGTCAACTACAGAGAGTCTCAGCTTGACCTCAGTGGCACAGACAGGACCTGTGCCAACTAATCCACTGGACCTCTTCAAAACAAGTCCTACTACAGCACCTCCATTGGCTGGTCTAG GTGGCTTGCCAGTAACTTCATCACCATGGAGTGCACAGACATCTGCTTTCACTCAGGCTGCATCCGTCTTTCCTTTGTCTGTGCCTGTTCAGCCTACAGGATTTACTCAACCACTTGCCTTTGGTACTCAAGCAGTGCCAAGCTGGAGCCAGCCTGCATATCTTGGTCCAGGAGCCTCTCAGACCTCtggtctctgggcacagccagcacAAGTTCCATCTACTTCATGGGCACAGCCATCTGGTGCTGTAAATCCCTTCCAGAGTAGCATGTTCCCATCTTCAACACTACCTGCTCAAACCTCATCTGTACTACCCTCCATGTCAACAACAACTAGCCCACCTCAGCCACCACCTAGAACTGCACTCCAGAAGGAGCTATCCAAAAGAGAGCGCGATGCTTTTATTGCTCTGGATCCACTTGGTGATAGAGAGATGAAGGACGTCAAGGAAATGTTCAAAGACTTCCAGCTGACAAAGCCACCTGCAGTGCCAGcaaggaggggagagcagcaaaGCCTTTCAG AACCACCAAAGCCTGTTCCCCGACAAACTGGGCTGCCAGCTGATGGCCTGTTTGAAAGTCAAGCTAAACCAGACCTTTTCAGTGCCTCATCT ATGGAGCATTGA
- the LOC141735536 gene encoding disabled homolog 2-like isoform X1, with the protein MSTEAETATINSQPEQQAPLKAQPPKKEKKKGPEKTDESLLARFKGDGVRYKAKLIGIDDVPEARGDKMSQDSMMKLKGMAVAARSQGQHKQKIWVNVSLSGIKIIDEKTGVIEHEHPVNKVSFIAWDVTDNRAFGYICGGEGQHQFFAIKTAQQAEPLVVDLKDLFQLIYNMKKKEEEDKKKNGSEALPADQADKLKLGVDQMDSFGDMSTPPDVSSPTVSRTEIKEILLVDLNSEIETKQTFVKEDLFLNGITTSLPQPKPQPPLLPESSFSTNLSFFPTPNPDPFSDDPFAQPDQPALPLFDSLKSADQKKESLSTLTLVGNGASNSDVDCFGKQFDQISNRTGKQEALTNQWLFESKLPAARTPNGVPEREQNGFFKAPLNLFVEDPSKGVSLQNGVKLDSESNIQLMSHESITISPPPQSTKPGRGRRSVKTASNDLFSSDLFVSTTESLSLTSVAQTGPVPTNPLDLFKTSPTTAPPLAGLGGLPVTSSPWSAQTSAFTQAASVFPLSVPVQPTGFTQPLAFGTQAVPSWSQPAYLGPGASQTSGLWAQPAQVPSTSWAQPSGAVNPFQSSMFPSSTLPAQTSSVLPSMSTTTSPPQPPPRTALQKELSKRERDAFIALDPLGDREMKDVKEMFKDFQLTKPPAVPARRGEQQSLSEPPKPVPRQTGLPADGLFESQAKPDLFSASSKESQKPPSGPLHDPFGNPFA; encoded by the exons ATGTCTACTGAAGCTGAAACTGCTACTATCAACAGCCAGCCTGAGCAACAGGCTCCACTGAAAGCACAACctccaaagaaggaaaaaaagaaag GGCCAGAAAAGACAGATGAATCTCTCTTGGCCAGATTCAAAGGTGATGGTGTAAGATACAAAGCTAAACTCATTGGCATTGATGATGTCCCAGAGGCAAGAGGTGACAAAATGAGCCAGGATTCAATGATGAAGCTGAAG GGAATGGCAGTGGCAGCCCGCTCCCAAGGTCAACACAAACAGAAGATCTGGGTGAATGTTTCCCTCTCTGGTATCAAGATAATAGATGAGAAAACTGGG GTCATAGAACATGAGCATCCAGTAAACAAAGTCTCCTTTATTGCTTGGGATGTAACAGACAATCGTGCCTTTGGCTATATTTGCGGAGGAGAAGGCCAGCACCaattttttgcaataaaaacagCACAACAG GCTGAACCTCTAGTTGTTGATCTTAAGGACCTCTTCCAGCTAATATATAAtatgaagaagaaggaagaggaagacaagaaaa AGAATGGTAGTGAAGCACTACCTGCTGATCAAGCTGACAAACTGAAACTG GGAGTTGACCAGATGGACTCGTTTGGGGATATGTCAACGCCTCCTGATGTGAGCAGTCCCACAGTAAGTAGAACA GAAATTAAAGAGATTCTGTTAGTGGATCTAAACTCTGAAATTGAGACCAAACAGACTTTTGTAAAAGAGGATCTCTTCTTGAATGGCATCACAACTTCTCTTCCACAACCAAAGCCACAGCCACCCCTCTTGCCTGAGAGTTCTTTCTCTACCAATCTCAGCTTCTTTCCCACACCTAATCCAGACCCTTTCAGTGATGATCCTTTTGCACAGCCAGACCAACCTGCACTGCCTTTATTTGATTCTCTAAAATCTGCTGATCAGAAGAAGGAAAGTCTGAGTACCTTGACACTGGTGGGTAATGGTGCTTCAAATAGTGATGTTGACTGCTTTGGTAAACAGTTTGACCAGATTTCTAATAGAACTGGCAAACAAGAAGCACTAACAAATCAGTGGCTGTTTGAGAGTAAGTTGCCTGCAGCAAGAACTCCAAATGGGGTACCAGAGAGAGAACAGAATGGCTTTTTTAAAGCCCCATTAAACCTGTTTGTGGAAGATCCTTCCAAAGGAGTATCTCTGCAGAATGGAGTAAAGCTGGATTCTGAAAGCAATATCCAGCTCATGTCACATGAGTCTATAACAATTAGCCCACCACCACAAAGTACCAAgccaggaagaggaaggaggtcTGTCAAG actgCGTCAAATGACTTATTTAGCTCAGACTTGTTTGTGTCAACTACAGAGAGTCTCAGCTTGACCTCAGTGGCACAGACAGGACCTGTGCCAACTAATCCACTGGACCTCTTCAAAACAAGTCCTACTACAGCACCTCCATTGGCTGGTCTAG GTGGCTTGCCAGTAACTTCATCACCATGGAGTGCACAGACATCTGCTTTCACTCAGGCTGCATCCGTCTTTCCTTTGTCTGTGCCTGTTCAGCCTACAGGATTTACTCAACCACTTGCCTTTGGTACTCAAGCAGTGCCAAGCTGGAGCCAGCCTGCATATCTTGGTCCAGGAGCCTCTCAGACCTCtggtctctgggcacagccagcacAAGTTCCATCTACTTCATGGGCACAGCCATCTGGTGCTGTAAATCCCTTCCAGAGTAGCATGTTCCCATCTTCAACACTACCTGCTCAAACCTCATCTGTACTACCCTCCATGTCAACAACAACTAGCCCACCTCAGCCACCACCTAGAACTGCACTCCAGAAGGAGCTATCCAAAAGAGAGCGCGATGCTTTTATTGCTCTGGATCCACTTGGTGATAGAGAGATGAAGGACGTCAAGGAAATGTTCAAAGACTTCCAGCTGACAAAGCCACCTGCAGTGCCAGcaaggaggggagagcagcaaaGCCTTTCAG AACCACCAAAGCCTGTTCCCCGACAAACTGGGCTGCCAGCTGATGGCCTGTTTGAAAGTCAAGCTAAACCAGACCTTTTCAGTGCCTCATCT AAGGAATCTCAGAAACCACCTTCTGGTCCTCTTCACGATCCTTTTGGCAACCCATTTGCATAG
- the LOC141735536 gene encoding disabled homolog 2-like isoform X2: MSTEAETATINSQPEQQAPLKAQPPKKEKKKGPEKTDESLLARFKGDGVRYKAKLIGIDDVPEARGDKMSQDSMMKLKGMAVAARSQGQHKQKIWVNVSLSGIKIIDEKTGVIEHEHPVNKVSFIAWDVTDNRAFGYICGGEGQHQFFAIKTAQQAEPLVVDLKDLFQLIYNMKKKEEEDKKKNGSEALPADQADKLKLGVDQMDSFGDMSTPPDVSSPTEIKEILLVDLNSEIETKQTFVKEDLFLNGITTSLPQPKPQPPLLPESSFSTNLSFFPTPNPDPFSDDPFAQPDQPALPLFDSLKSADQKKESLSTLTLVGNGASNSDVDCFGKQFDQISNRTGKQEALTNQWLFESKLPAARTPNGVPEREQNGFFKAPLNLFVEDPSKGVSLQNGVKLDSESNIQLMSHESITISPPPQSTKPGRGRRSVKTASNDLFSSDLFVSTTESLSLTSVAQTGPVPTNPLDLFKTSPTTAPPLAGLGGLPVTSSPWSAQTSAFTQAASVFPLSVPVQPTGFTQPLAFGTQAVPSWSQPAYLGPGASQTSGLWAQPAQVPSTSWAQPSGAVNPFQSSMFPSSTLPAQTSSVLPSMSTTTSPPQPPPRTALQKELSKRERDAFIALDPLGDREMKDVKEMFKDFQLTKPPAVPARRGEQQSLSEPPKPVPRQTGLPADGLFESQAKPDLFSASSKESQKPPSGPLHDPFGNPFA, encoded by the exons ATGTCTACTGAAGCTGAAACTGCTACTATCAACAGCCAGCCTGAGCAACAGGCTCCACTGAAAGCACAACctccaaagaaggaaaaaaagaaag GGCCAGAAAAGACAGATGAATCTCTCTTGGCCAGATTCAAAGGTGATGGTGTAAGATACAAAGCTAAACTCATTGGCATTGATGATGTCCCAGAGGCAAGAGGTGACAAAATGAGCCAGGATTCAATGATGAAGCTGAAG GGAATGGCAGTGGCAGCCCGCTCCCAAGGTCAACACAAACAGAAGATCTGGGTGAATGTTTCCCTCTCTGGTATCAAGATAATAGATGAGAAAACTGGG GTCATAGAACATGAGCATCCAGTAAACAAAGTCTCCTTTATTGCTTGGGATGTAACAGACAATCGTGCCTTTGGCTATATTTGCGGAGGAGAAGGCCAGCACCaattttttgcaataaaaacagCACAACAG GCTGAACCTCTAGTTGTTGATCTTAAGGACCTCTTCCAGCTAATATATAAtatgaagaagaaggaagaggaagacaagaaaa AGAATGGTAGTGAAGCACTACCTGCTGATCAAGCTGACAAACTGAAACTG GGAGTTGACCAGATGGACTCGTTTGGGGATATGTCAACGCCTCCTGATGTGAGCAGTCCCACA GAAATTAAAGAGATTCTGTTAGTGGATCTAAACTCTGAAATTGAGACCAAACAGACTTTTGTAAAAGAGGATCTCTTCTTGAATGGCATCACAACTTCTCTTCCACAACCAAAGCCACAGCCACCCCTCTTGCCTGAGAGTTCTTTCTCTACCAATCTCAGCTTCTTTCCCACACCTAATCCAGACCCTTTCAGTGATGATCCTTTTGCACAGCCAGACCAACCTGCACTGCCTTTATTTGATTCTCTAAAATCTGCTGATCAGAAGAAGGAAAGTCTGAGTACCTTGACACTGGTGGGTAATGGTGCTTCAAATAGTGATGTTGACTGCTTTGGTAAACAGTTTGACCAGATTTCTAATAGAACTGGCAAACAAGAAGCACTAACAAATCAGTGGCTGTTTGAGAGTAAGTTGCCTGCAGCAAGAACTCCAAATGGGGTACCAGAGAGAGAACAGAATGGCTTTTTTAAAGCCCCATTAAACCTGTTTGTGGAAGATCCTTCCAAAGGAGTATCTCTGCAGAATGGAGTAAAGCTGGATTCTGAAAGCAATATCCAGCTCATGTCACATGAGTCTATAACAATTAGCCCACCACCACAAAGTACCAAgccaggaagaggaaggaggtcTGTCAAG actgCGTCAAATGACTTATTTAGCTCAGACTTGTTTGTGTCAACTACAGAGAGTCTCAGCTTGACCTCAGTGGCACAGACAGGACCTGTGCCAACTAATCCACTGGACCTCTTCAAAACAAGTCCTACTACAGCACCTCCATTGGCTGGTCTAG GTGGCTTGCCAGTAACTTCATCACCATGGAGTGCACAGACATCTGCTTTCACTCAGGCTGCATCCGTCTTTCCTTTGTCTGTGCCTGTTCAGCCTACAGGATTTACTCAACCACTTGCCTTTGGTACTCAAGCAGTGCCAAGCTGGAGCCAGCCTGCATATCTTGGTCCAGGAGCCTCTCAGACCTCtggtctctgggcacagccagcacAAGTTCCATCTACTTCATGGGCACAGCCATCTGGTGCTGTAAATCCCTTCCAGAGTAGCATGTTCCCATCTTCAACACTACCTGCTCAAACCTCATCTGTACTACCCTCCATGTCAACAACAACTAGCCCACCTCAGCCACCACCTAGAACTGCACTCCAGAAGGAGCTATCCAAAAGAGAGCGCGATGCTTTTATTGCTCTGGATCCACTTGGTGATAGAGAGATGAAGGACGTCAAGGAAATGTTCAAAGACTTCCAGCTGACAAAGCCACCTGCAGTGCCAGcaaggaggggagagcagcaaaGCCTTTCAG AACCACCAAAGCCTGTTCCCCGACAAACTGGGCTGCCAGCTGATGGCCTGTTTGAAAGTCAAGCTAAACCAGACCTTTTCAGTGCCTCATCT AAGGAATCTCAGAAACCACCTTCTGGTCCTCTTCACGATCCTTTTGGCAACCCATTTGCATAG
- the LOC141735536 gene encoding disabled homolog 2-like isoform X5 — protein sequence MSTEAETATINSQPEQQAPLKAQPPKKEKKKGPEKTDESLLARFKGDGVRYKAKLIGIDDVPEARGDKMSQDSMMKLKGMAVAARSQGQHKQKIWVNVSLSGIKIIDEKTGVIEHEHPVNKVSFIAWDVTDNRAFGYICGGEGQHQFFAIKTAQQAEPLVVDLKDLFQLIYNMKKKEEEDKKKNGSEALPADQADKLKLGVDQMDSFGDMSTPPDVSSPTVSRTEIKEILLVDLNSEIETKQTFVKEDLFLNGITTSLPQPKPQPPLLPESSFSTNLSFFPTPNPDPFSDDPFAQPDQPALPLFDSLKSADQKKESLSTLTLTASNDLFSSDLFVSTTESLSLTSVAQTGPVPTNPLDLFKTSPTTAPPLAGLGGLPVTSSPWSAQTSAFTQAASVFPLSVPVQPTGFTQPLAFGTQAVPSWSQPAYLGPGASQTSGLWAQPAQVPSTSWAQPSGAVNPFQSSMFPSSTLPAQTSSVLPSMSTTTSPPQPPPRTALQKELSKRERDAFIALDPLGDREMKDVKEMFKDFQLTKPPAVPARRGEQQSLSEPPKPVPRQTGLPADGLFESQAKPDLFSASSKESQKPPSGPLHDPFGNPFA from the exons ATGTCTACTGAAGCTGAAACTGCTACTATCAACAGCCAGCCTGAGCAACAGGCTCCACTGAAAGCACAACctccaaagaaggaaaaaaagaaag GGCCAGAAAAGACAGATGAATCTCTCTTGGCCAGATTCAAAGGTGATGGTGTAAGATACAAAGCTAAACTCATTGGCATTGATGATGTCCCAGAGGCAAGAGGTGACAAAATGAGCCAGGATTCAATGATGAAGCTGAAG GGAATGGCAGTGGCAGCCCGCTCCCAAGGTCAACACAAACAGAAGATCTGGGTGAATGTTTCCCTCTCTGGTATCAAGATAATAGATGAGAAAACTGGG GTCATAGAACATGAGCATCCAGTAAACAAAGTCTCCTTTATTGCTTGGGATGTAACAGACAATCGTGCCTTTGGCTATATTTGCGGAGGAGAAGGCCAGCACCaattttttgcaataaaaacagCACAACAG GCTGAACCTCTAGTTGTTGATCTTAAGGACCTCTTCCAGCTAATATATAAtatgaagaagaaggaagaggaagacaagaaaa AGAATGGTAGTGAAGCACTACCTGCTGATCAAGCTGACAAACTGAAACTG GGAGTTGACCAGATGGACTCGTTTGGGGATATGTCAACGCCTCCTGATGTGAGCAGTCCCACAGTAAGTAGAACA GAAATTAAAGAGATTCTGTTAGTGGATCTAAACTCTGAAATTGAGACCAAACAGACTTTTGTAAAAGAGGATCTCTTCTTGAATGGCATCACAACTTCTCTTCCACAACCAAAGCCACAGCCACCCCTCTTGCCTGAGAGTTCTTTCTCTACCAATCTCAGCTTCTTTCCCACACCTAATCCAGACCCTTTCAGTGATGATCCTTTTGCACAGCCAGACCAACCTGCACTGCCTTTATTTGATTCTCTAAAATCTGCTGATCAGAAGAAGGAAAGTCTGAGTACCTTGACACTG actgCGTCAAATGACTTATTTAGCTCAGACTTGTTTGTGTCAACTACAGAGAGTCTCAGCTTGACCTCAGTGGCACAGACAGGACCTGTGCCAACTAATCCACTGGACCTCTTCAAAACAAGTCCTACTACAGCACCTCCATTGGCTGGTCTAG GTGGCTTGCCAGTAACTTCATCACCATGGAGTGCACAGACATCTGCTTTCACTCAGGCTGCATCCGTCTTTCCTTTGTCTGTGCCTGTTCAGCCTACAGGATTTACTCAACCACTTGCCTTTGGTACTCAAGCAGTGCCAAGCTGGAGCCAGCCTGCATATCTTGGTCCAGGAGCCTCTCAGACCTCtggtctctgggcacagccagcacAAGTTCCATCTACTTCATGGGCACAGCCATCTGGTGCTGTAAATCCCTTCCAGAGTAGCATGTTCCCATCTTCAACACTACCTGCTCAAACCTCATCTGTACTACCCTCCATGTCAACAACAACTAGCCCACCTCAGCCACCACCTAGAACTGCACTCCAGAAGGAGCTATCCAAAAGAGAGCGCGATGCTTTTATTGCTCTGGATCCACTTGGTGATAGAGAGATGAAGGACGTCAAGGAAATGTTCAAAGACTTCCAGCTGACAAAGCCACCTGCAGTGCCAGcaaggaggggagagcagcaaaGCCTTTCAG AACCACCAAAGCCTGTTCCCCGACAAACTGGGCTGCCAGCTGATGGCCTGTTTGAAAGTCAAGCTAAACCAGACCTTTTCAGTGCCTCATCT AAGGAATCTCAGAAACCACCTTCTGGTCCTCTTCACGATCCTTTTGGCAACCCATTTGCATAG
- the LOC141735536 gene encoding disabled homolog 2-like isoform X4: MSQDSMMKLKGMAVAARSQGQHKQKIWVNVSLSGIKIIDEKTGVIEHEHPVNKVSFIAWDVTDNRAFGYICGGEGQHQFFAIKTAQQAEPLVVDLKDLFQLIYNMKKKEEEDKKKNGSEALPADQADKLKLGVDQMDSFGDMSTPPDVSSPTVSRTEIKEILLVDLNSEIETKQTFVKEDLFLNGITTSLPQPKPQPPLLPESSFSTNLSFFPTPNPDPFSDDPFAQPDQPALPLFDSLKSADQKKESLSTLTLVGNGASNSDVDCFGKQFDQISNRTGKQEALTNQWLFESKLPAARTPNGVPEREQNGFFKAPLNLFVEDPSKGVSLQNGVKLDSESNIQLMSHESITISPPPQSTKPGRGRRSVKTASNDLFSSDLFVSTTESLSLTSVAQTGPVPTNPLDLFKTSPTTAPPLAGLGGLPVTSSPWSAQTSAFTQAASVFPLSVPVQPTGFTQPLAFGTQAVPSWSQPAYLGPGASQTSGLWAQPAQVPSTSWAQPSGAVNPFQSSMFPSSTLPAQTSSVLPSMSTTTSPPQPPPRTALQKELSKRERDAFIALDPLGDREMKDVKEMFKDFQLTKPPAVPARRGEQQSLSEPPKPVPRQTGLPADGLFESQAKPDLFSASSKESQKPPSGPLHDPFGNPFA, encoded by the exons ATGAGCCAGGATTCAATGATGAAGCTGAAG GGAATGGCAGTGGCAGCCCGCTCCCAAGGTCAACACAAACAGAAGATCTGGGTGAATGTTTCCCTCTCTGGTATCAAGATAATAGATGAGAAAACTGGG GTCATAGAACATGAGCATCCAGTAAACAAAGTCTCCTTTATTGCTTGGGATGTAACAGACAATCGTGCCTTTGGCTATATTTGCGGAGGAGAAGGCCAGCACCaattttttgcaataaaaacagCACAACAG GCTGAACCTCTAGTTGTTGATCTTAAGGACCTCTTCCAGCTAATATATAAtatgaagaagaaggaagaggaagacaagaaaa AGAATGGTAGTGAAGCACTACCTGCTGATCAAGCTGACAAACTGAAACTG GGAGTTGACCAGATGGACTCGTTTGGGGATATGTCAACGCCTCCTGATGTGAGCAGTCCCACAGTAAGTAGAACA GAAATTAAAGAGATTCTGTTAGTGGATCTAAACTCTGAAATTGAGACCAAACAGACTTTTGTAAAAGAGGATCTCTTCTTGAATGGCATCACAACTTCTCTTCCACAACCAAAGCCACAGCCACCCCTCTTGCCTGAGAGTTCTTTCTCTACCAATCTCAGCTTCTTTCCCACACCTAATCCAGACCCTTTCAGTGATGATCCTTTTGCACAGCCAGACCAACCTGCACTGCCTTTATTTGATTCTCTAAAATCTGCTGATCAGAAGAAGGAAAGTCTGAGTACCTTGACACTGGTGGGTAATGGTGCTTCAAATAGTGATGTTGACTGCTTTGGTAAACAGTTTGACCAGATTTCTAATAGAACTGGCAAACAAGAAGCACTAACAAATCAGTGGCTGTTTGAGAGTAAGTTGCCTGCAGCAAGAACTCCAAATGGGGTACCAGAGAGAGAACAGAATGGCTTTTTTAAAGCCCCATTAAACCTGTTTGTGGAAGATCCTTCCAAAGGAGTATCTCTGCAGAATGGAGTAAAGCTGGATTCTGAAAGCAATATCCAGCTCATGTCACATGAGTCTATAACAATTAGCCCACCACCACAAAGTACCAAgccaggaagaggaaggaggtcTGTCAAG actgCGTCAAATGACTTATTTAGCTCAGACTTGTTTGTGTCAACTACAGAGAGTCTCAGCTTGACCTCAGTGGCACAGACAGGACCTGTGCCAACTAATCCACTGGACCTCTTCAAAACAAGTCCTACTACAGCACCTCCATTGGCTGGTCTAG GTGGCTTGCCAGTAACTTCATCACCATGGAGTGCACAGACATCTGCTTTCACTCAGGCTGCATCCGTCTTTCCTTTGTCTGTGCCTGTTCAGCCTACAGGATTTACTCAACCACTTGCCTTTGGTACTCAAGCAGTGCCAAGCTGGAGCCAGCCTGCATATCTTGGTCCAGGAGCCTCTCAGACCTCtggtctctgggcacagccagcacAAGTTCCATCTACTTCATGGGCACAGCCATCTGGTGCTGTAAATCCCTTCCAGAGTAGCATGTTCCCATCTTCAACACTACCTGCTCAAACCTCATCTGTACTACCCTCCATGTCAACAACAACTAGCCCACCTCAGCCACCACCTAGAACTGCACTCCAGAAGGAGCTATCCAAAAGAGAGCGCGATGCTTTTATTGCTCTGGATCCACTTGGTGATAGAGAGATGAAGGACGTCAAGGAAATGTTCAAAGACTTCCAGCTGACAAAGCCACCTGCAGTGCCAGcaaggaggggagagcagcaaaGCCTTTCAG AACCACCAAAGCCTGTTCCCCGACAAACTGGGCTGCCAGCTGATGGCCTGTTTGAAAGTCAAGCTAAACCAGACCTTTTCAGTGCCTCATCT AAGGAATCTCAGAAACCACCTTCTGGTCCTCTTCACGATCCTTTTGGCAACCCATTTGCATAG